CGTCCGGCCCACACCACCCGGGACGGCTCCTCACACGTGGTGGCGGCCGACGGTGCGGCCGACAAGGCGATCAAGCTGGCGGCCGGCTACCGCACGCCGGTCGGTCTGGCCGGCGTTGCGGTGGCCCTGCTCCACTTCCTGTTCCCGGGCTCGGTCATCCTGTAGCAGGTATTCTCCGGCTCAGGTAGCCCTCAGGCAGGCTCGGCCGCGGGTCAGCGGCCGGAGGCTACCGCGTCCGGCTCCCGTGACCGCTTGATGATATCGTCGGCCATGCGCCCGGTGAGCGGGGCGTAGTTGTCGAACGCCATTTCGAACGACGCGGTACCGGAGGTCATCGACTTGAGGTCGATGGCGTAGCGCACCAATTCGGCCTGCGGCACCAGCGCCCTCACCTCCAGCATGCCGCCGTCGACCGGCTCCTGACCCTGGATGCGCCCGCGCCGGCCACTCAGGTCGGACAACACGTCGCCGAGATAGCTCTCCTCCACGTACACGGTGAGATTGGCGACCGGCTCCAGCAGCACCGGCCTGGCCTGGTCGAGCGCGCTGCGCAACGCACCCCGTGCCGCCAGCGAGAACGCCAACTCGGATGAGTCGACCGAGTGCTCCTTGCCGTCCACCAGGGCAACCTCGACGTCCACCACCGGGAAACCGGCCAGTACGCCACCGGCCATGCCCTCGCGCAGCCCCTTCTCGACGCCGGGGATGTATCCCTTGGAGATCGCCCCGCCGACGATCTGGTTCACGAACGAGAATTCCTCGCCGCGCGGCAGCGGCTTTATGCGGATCTCCACCTTGGCGTACTGGCCGTGGCCGCCGGTCTGCTTCTTGTGCTGATACTCGGCGCCCGCCGGCCTGGTGATGGTCTCCCGATAGGCGACGCGCGGCACGTTGGTTTCCACCTCTACCTTGGCCGTGTTCTTGAGCCGCTCCAGGGCAATCGAGAGTTGCAGCTCGCCCATCGCGGACACCACCGTCTCGCGCGTCTCGCCGTTGTAGCGCACCCTGAACGTGGGGTCTTCCTCCGCGACGCGCGACAGGAACTGGCCGAGCTTGTCCTCGTCCTTCTTGGAGTGGGCGGCCAGGGTAACCGCGTGCACCGGTTGCGGCAGGTCGAGCGGGGGATAGGTCAGATCGGCCTGCTGCGCCAGGGTGTCGCCGGTCGCGGCGCTGGTCAGCTTGGTGAACACGCCGAGGTCGCCGGCGGCCAGGCCGTCGCTGTCGACCAGTTGCGATCCGCACAGGGTAAACAGCTTGGTGATGCGCTCCTTGCGGCCGTCGCGGGTGTCTACCAGCTCGGTGTCGGGCGTGATCTCTCCGCTCATCACCTTGATCCACGACAGCCGGCCGGAGTACTGGTCGATGCTGGTCTTGAACACGAACGCGGCCGGTGCGCCGCCGCCATCCACGCCGGCACCCGCGGCCGCGGACGGCGCCACCGCCTGGAGCACGTCGAGCAGGCTCGCCACGCCGGAGTTCAGGGTCGCCGACCCCGCCACGACCGGAACCACCAGATTGCCGTGCAGCGACGCGGCGAGCCCGGTGCGCACCTCGTCGTCGCTCAGGGTCTCCTCGTCGAGGTACTTCTCCATCAGCTCGTCGCTGCCCTCGGCCGCGCCCTCGATCAGGCCCTGCCGGTACTCCTCGACGGTGTCCGCCAAGTCGTCCGGGACCGTGCCGGCAGACTCCTGGCCGCCCATGTGGGTGAGCGCCTTGCCGCTCAGCAGGTCCACGACGCCGGAGAATCCCGCGCCGTCGCCGATCGGCACCACCGCCGGCACGAAGCTGCCCGACAGCTTCTCGCGCAGGTCGGCGAGCGTGTTCGCGAAGTTGGCGTGCTCCTTGTCCATCTGGTTCACGAACACGATGCACGGTTTGCCGGCAGCCTGCAGGCGGCGCCACAGCTTGGCGGTCTCGATCTGCACGCCGACGTCACCGCCCACCACCATCACCGCAACGTCGCTGACGTGCAGGGCGGCCACGACCTCGCCGATGAAGTCGGCCGACCCCGGCGTGTCGAGCAGGTTGATCTTGGCGCCCTTCCACGGCAAGTGAGCGATCGCGGCGTGTACCGAGATGCCCCGCGCGATCTCCTCCGGAGCGTGGTCGCTCACCGACTTGCCGCCGTCCACCGGGGCGAACTTGGGCACCACCTTGCCGCGCACGAGCGCCTGCTCCACCAGGGAGGTCTTGCCGGTGCCGCCGTGACCGATCAACGCTACGTTCCGAATATCAGAAGCTGACGTGCTCATGGAGTTTCTCCTCTTGTCTCGACCGGCCGATGCGGGCGAGAGCGGTGCAACTGCGCGCAACGGGAGCGCCCTGCACGGGACGCCCGCTCGGGATGAACCGAGACGGATCGTAGGGATGCGCCCCTCTCTTGTCAAACGGTTCCTCGTGTCGAACGGTGCGCGCCCGGTCGCTGCTCCGTGCGTTCCATGCCCCC
This genomic stretch from Spirochaetaceae bacterium harbors:
- a CDS encoding elongation factor G, with amino-acid sequence MSTSASDIRNVALIGHGGTGKTSLVEQALVRGKVVPKFAPVDGGKSVSDHAPEEIARGISVHAAIAHLPWKGAKINLLDTPGSADFIGEVVAALHVSDVAVMVVGGDVGVQIETAKLWRRLQAAGKPCIVFVNQMDKEHANFANTLADLREKLSGSFVPAVVPIGDGAGFSGVVDLLSGKALTHMGGQESAGTVPDDLADTVEEYRQGLIEGAAEGSDELMEKYLDEETLSDDEVRTGLAASLHGNLVVPVVAGSATLNSGVASLLDVLQAVAPSAAAGAGVDGGGAPAAFVFKTSIDQYSGRLSWIKVMSGEITPDTELVDTRDGRKERITKLFTLCGSQLVDSDGLAAGDLGVFTKLTSAATGDTLAQQADLTYPPLDLPQPVHAVTLAAHSKKDEDKLGQFLSRVAEEDPTFRVRYNGETRETVVSAMGELQLSIALERLKNTAKVEVETNVPRVAYRETITRPAGAEYQHKKQTGGHGQYAKVEIRIKPLPRGEEFSFVNQIVGGAISKGYIPGVEKGLREGMAGGVLAGFPVVDVEVALVDGKEHSVDSSELAFSLAARGALRSALDQARPVLLEPVANLTVYVEESYLGDVLSDLSGRRGRIQGQEPVDGGMLEVRALVPQAELVRYAIDLKSMTSGTASFEMAFDNYAPLTGRMADDIIKRSREPDAVASGR